From a single Fulvivirga ulvae genomic region:
- a CDS encoding OmpH family outer membrane protein produces MKSIYWLLILILAALSAWSLFLSYQSPKIAYVRSQELIFNYSGTKEARVDYENKKAVWMANVDTLRMDFQRAVNSYNNDYKILTPSERQEKEAYLDRQKSQLDQYTLTIEEKSREEDQKMMQAVLNQVNSFVEEYAKTNNYDVILGTTASGSVLYGDESLDITEDLLKALNENYEGK; encoded by the coding sequence ATGAAAAGTATTTACTGGCTGCTAATACTGATTTTGGCGGCACTCTCTGCATGGTCTTTGTTCCTGTCTTATCAATCTCCTAAAATTGCTTATGTACGTTCTCAGGAGTTAATTTTTAATTATTCTGGCACCAAGGAGGCCAGAGTAGATTATGAAAACAAGAAAGCAGTCTGGATGGCTAATGTAGATACGCTGCGCATGGATTTCCAACGTGCTGTAAATAGCTATAATAACGACTATAAAATACTTACCCCATCAGAAAGACAGGAGAAAGAAGCATACCTGGATAGGCAAAAATCACAACTGGACCAATATACACTAACAATAGAAGAAAAATCCAGAGAAGAAGACCAAAAAATGATGCAGGCCGTACTAAACCAGGTAAATAGTTTCGTGGAAGAATATGCAAAGACTAATAACTATGATGTCATTCTCGGTACAACGGCTTCCGGGAGTGTATTATATGGGGATGAATCGTTGGACATTACGGAAGATCTGCTAAAAGCCCTTAATGAAAACTATGAAGGGAAGTAG
- a CDS encoding GspE/PulE family protein: MSDSDDILNLSTELMQIITSEQAWHYSIIPIESSQGKIRFYSDRSFSSGEIAQLEMLTGKDVVVVQQSSEVVSKTLQKYYRKAEARRREPDVSGNVAAKSFIHDLLEEAANLGSSDIHIEVYESKCRIRLRIDGKLVERYIVPKNEYPGLVNRLKIMSNLDIAEKRLPQDGRIFYNEGGYQFDIRVSVLPSLNGEKMVLRILKNDVSTVDIEKLGFSENELTSYLEGVKRPNGILLISGPTGSGKTTTLYATLKLLNNSSRNILTIEDPVEYTLEGVNQVQLKESIGLDYSRALKTFLRQDPDVIMVGEIRDVETAQMAVRAALTGHLVLSTIHTNSAWGTVSRLIDMGIPPYLVASVLNTTVAQRLVRCLCDHCKQWTPLDGSSFPKSFVPYEPIEMHAIPVGCEHCFQTGYKGRRAVYEVIPVDEELSHYIKERKLEVKEVFQEKGINTMSYHAFEMLKSGETSLEEIYSLLVN, translated from the coding sequence ATGAGTGATTCTGATGATATACTGAACCTTTCAACAGAATTAATGCAAATTATTACGTCAGAGCAGGCATGGCATTACTCTATTATACCCATAGAATCGAGTCAGGGAAAGATCAGGTTTTATTCTGACAGAAGTTTTAGTTCAGGAGAGATTGCCCAATTGGAGATGCTTACAGGGAAAGATGTGGTTGTTGTTCAGCAGTCTTCGGAGGTAGTGAGTAAGACATTACAGAAATATTATAGAAAAGCTGAAGCGAGGAGGAGGGAACCAGATGTTTCAGGAAATGTCGCAGCAAAAAGCTTTATTCATGACCTTTTAGAAGAAGCGGCAAATCTAGGTAGTAGTGATATACATATTGAGGTTTATGAATCAAAATGCAGAATACGTTTAAGGATAGATGGCAAGTTGGTTGAGAGGTACATTGTACCTAAGAATGAATATCCGGGATTGGTCAATAGATTAAAGATCATGTCTAATTTGGACATAGCAGAAAAACGGCTTCCTCAGGACGGGCGCATTTTTTATAACGAAGGGGGGTATCAGTTTGATATCAGGGTTAGTGTTTTACCATCACTAAATGGAGAAAAGATGGTGTTGAGGATACTAAAAAATGATGTTTCTACAGTCGATATTGAAAAGTTAGGTTTTTCAGAAAATGAATTAACTTCTTACCTGGAAGGGGTAAAGCGACCAAATGGTATTCTGCTTATCAGTGGTCCTACTGGTTCAGGAAAAACGACAACGCTTTATGCTACACTTAAACTATTAAATAATTCATCAAGAAATATTTTGACGATAGAGGATCCGGTTGAGTATACCCTGGAAGGTGTTAATCAGGTACAGCTTAAAGAGAGCATCGGTCTCGATTATTCCAGGGCTTTAAAAACTTTTTTGCGACAAGACCCTGATGTAATAATGGTTGGTGAGATTAGGGATGTGGAAACTGCTCAGATGGCAGTAAGGGCGGCTTTAACCGGACATCTTGTACTTTCAACTATTCATACTAATTCGGCATGGGGCACAGTGTCCAGGTTAATTGATATGGGTATCCCTCCTTACCTGGTAGCTTCCGTGCTCAATACTACTGTCGCCCAGCGACTGGTAAGATGCCTTTGTGATCATTGTAAGCAGTGGACACCATTGGACGGTAGCTCATTTCCAAAATCTTTCGTCCCATACGAACCTATTGAAATGCATGCAATACCTGTAGGGTGTGAACACTGTTTTCAAACTGGGTATAAGGGTCGGAGGGCGGTCTATGAGGTGATTCCGGTAGATGAGGAGTTATCACATTATATTAAAGAAAGAAAATTAGAGGTTAAAGAAGTATTTCAGGAGAAAGGCATTAACACGATGTCTTACCATGCATTCGAAATGTTGAAAAGTGGAGAGACCTCCCTGGAAGAAATATACTCTTTACTTGTAAATTAA
- a CDS encoding PKD domain-containing protein: MKSFLKYSFLSFCLFASVQLHAQEGAVPDAVEYQALVDFYNATDGANWTNNSNWLNGTTNADFGNWYGVTVENGDVKNIALIDNNLNGTLPFGLGNLDQMTVLLLSSNSGSSTPNLLSGNIPEEIGNISNLSGLYLNNNAFSGDVPFSLVGLDGLFAIDISNNQFNSFPDFSTSSATISSVNIKSNKLDFGDLESNFSAAGQPLFTTFTYSPQAEIGEEQIISVNLGDILEIPFTTPGIHNNYQWYKKDGSGNWQAIAGATSSTYSKSNFQASDAGEYRLEVTNDWVTNLTLYSKPITVYEADCGVVPDALEYQALVDLYNATGGANWANNTNWLQGTTCTDFANWYGVTVENGDVTKIELHGNNLIGELSSISSFANLSKLQILKLYNNELGGAVPTYFGAYTDLIELYISNNSFTGGIPVELGNLTKLKILNAYSNQLSGTIPAIIYQMSNLEAIVLNDNNLNGTISSDISNLVNLSSLALSNNNFSGTLPTEIGSLTKLLHLTVVNNEFEGILPTSLSNLTSIINIHLSNNNFSGEVPDFSGLANVQQILLNANNFEGDISNEFYNLNSLTSLWLHDNNFTGEFPDYIKNYSKLTQLIIWKNNFTSLPQIVNSNLTLQTQDNNLHFGHLEPYFSASGVHDLKTFTYSPQGEIGEEQIISVNLGDLLEIPFTTPGTHNNYQWYKKDGSGNWQAIAGATNATYSKSNFQVADAGEYRIEVTNDWVTGLTLYSKTISVYEADCGEVPDAVEYQALVDFYNATDGANWTNNTNWLQGTTCTDFTNWYGVTVENGDVTGITFTSNDLNGQLPESIGNLRKLKKLTLNNMRNVTGAIPTSIGVLKDLQTLSLTYCGFSGAIPAEIGDIPGLLVLSLTDNNFTTIPLELYGLSTLKKLHLDANNFTGTVPFQIGNLSVMEELFLSNNSFVSPIPQELYGLTSLIKLHIDHNSFAEPFNSSFGGLTNLKVLKLNNNNFSGQVPVALGNLLLLEQLDLGWNQLVGNLPPELFGLTNIVTLNLPHNNLSGTIPASISNYGALQNINLEFNAFEGDFPDNITSPSLKNFTIASNGFTGIPNFVGHSNSSNLSVIAGTNALDFGDLEVHFTNAGQHIFNQHYYSPQAEIGTEQTIYGQVGGSAQLPMITGGNRNFYQWQKKDASNNWINISEAENITRDESTLVFNQIVSDDFGDYRVVVTNEWVTGLTLYSKTITMVESSGGCLGLSLSSAKHVSCYGGNDAEITASVSSSDGPFVYELYYNGTFGLTKLGEVSSSLTTFTFKLGNASLNQPGAEDFGIPATASGEDYEVWVSNVDCGTVEKISVTITEPASLVVSAATIDDNDNGTGSIDLIVSGGTAPYTYSWSGGLPVQEDHIGTVQAGTYNVTVTDANGCSAYLDNIVVEQEGCSFNISASTTPDDGSGNGTIDITVDGTTGPYTYAWSGGLPAQEDQTGLGEGTYRVRVTDSEGCSEDLYVVLSNDCPGINSYFYFKRNVSCHGDSDGRIVFGVFGTHSYDFELYDVNTEQEITNSVSIETPYSNYVVFSGLPASEYMIAIVYGDCRFYTLFEYGGISISEPPALSATASTTADAGTGNGSIDLTVAGGVAPYTYTWTGGLPAQQDHLGTVPAGVYNVLITDALQCTYAVEDILVENGVNCSPGHPQQFTLKLFSKNSVICDDGSSTGKITVLMDFVNPPPFSGVSYTFRLYKQAETVNGYIHQGAELVQEHPGIVINNNKFTFTFDNVPPFESGYVATVQATGVNPPQNETCLYGTFGFVKNIGLTPAPMPNASFTINEPLIESGEYLQATPVAPVSGYTYSYNWNDGDVTTNTIGAAKHRYRKAGDYTITLTVTSDMGCVSQSTKSLRVYAPICESPIPNNGGRFYVDEKTGKIVFRKANCPGNFVLSCASATAQPNIFDNAVAASATTYCDEWDQSESSSQFPAGANKFETGELGKWRVKSSYAYNTELLPGDMNYEAGRFKVEDFSYRYEDSNNPQRWVKVSTVEKYSLHGEALQERNALGIPSTAKFGYDEALPYLTAQNAEYDNVFFESFEKVYSGSKLEEGTFSGAEISITSARYHAGKQAAELITGYKLRSFRLTPQMVDKGLLVKFWLFSESTGSVNIAVKNSNGIQTGTFIPSQVARTGQWRLYEVKITAFAGMKVSDIPELSDKFTLYINKAGTGQVWIDDVRVQPADALMTSYVYDPKNLRLLTVFDDQHFGLYYQYNAEGKLIRKQIETERGLKTLQETQYNVPKVSK, from the coding sequence ATGAAAAGCTTTCTAAAATACTCATTTCTGTCCTTCTGTTTATTTGCATCAGTACAATTGCATGCTCAGGAAGGGGCAGTTCCGGATGCAGTGGAATATCAGGCACTGGTAGATTTTTATAATGCTACTGACGGAGCCAATTGGACCAATAATAGCAATTGGTTAAATGGTACGACTAATGCTGATTTTGGTAACTGGTATGGTGTAACTGTAGAGAACGGTGATGTTAAAAATATAGCATTAATAGACAATAATTTAAATGGAACTTTGCCATTTGGTTTAGGTAACTTAGATCAAATGACAGTTTTGTTGTTGTCCTCAAACAGCGGTAGTTCAACACCCAATCTTTTATCTGGCAATATACCTGAGGAAATAGGAAACATTAGTAATTTATCCGGACTCTATTTAAATAATAATGCTTTTTCCGGAGATGTGCCGTTTTCTTTAGTTGGTCTCGATGGGCTTTTTGCCATAGATATTTCTAATAATCAATTCAACTCATTTCCTGATTTTTCAACAAGTTCTGCAACAATCAGCAGTGTTAATATTAAGTCTAATAAACTTGATTTTGGGGATCTTGAGTCTAATTTTTCAGCGGCAGGGCAGCCTTTATTTACAACGTTCACCTACTCCCCCCAAGCCGAAATAGGAGAAGAACAAATCATCTCCGTTAATCTCGGAGATATTTTGGAAATACCATTTACGACTCCCGGTATTCACAATAACTACCAATGGTATAAAAAGGATGGCAGCGGAAATTGGCAGGCTATAGCCGGAGCAACTTCATCTACTTATTCTAAATCCAACTTTCAAGCCAGTGATGCAGGAGAATATCGCCTAGAAGTAACCAATGACTGGGTGACGAACCTTACACTATATAGTAAACCCATAACGGTTTATGAAGCCGATTGTGGGGTGGTGCCTGATGCACTCGAATACCAGGCTTTGGTGGATCTTTATAACGCAACCGGTGGAGCAAACTGGGCCAACAATACAAACTGGTTGCAAGGGACTACCTGTACTGATTTTGCTAATTGGTATGGAGTGACTGTGGAGAATGGGGATGTAACAAAAATAGAGCTCCATGGGAATAACTTAATCGGTGAATTAAGCTCCATTTCCAGTTTTGCTAATTTATCAAAATTACAAATACTAAAGCTATATAATAATGAATTGGGTGGTGCTGTCCCCACGTATTTTGGGGCTTATACCGATCTTATAGAACTATATATTTCAAATAATTCATTCACAGGAGGGATACCTGTGGAGCTCGGGAACTTGACTAAGCTGAAAATATTAAATGCATATTCAAATCAGTTAAGTGGGACTATTCCTGCAATAATTTATCAGATGTCTAACCTTGAAGCAATTGTTTTAAATGATAACAATTTGAATGGGACAATATCTTCGGATATTAGCAATTTGGTAAATCTTAGTTCATTGGCATTGTCCAATAATAATTTCAGTGGAACTTTACCTACGGAAATAGGGAGTCTTACGAAGTTGCTACATTTAACTGTAGTCAATAATGAGTTTGAAGGAATTTTGCCTACTTCTTTGTCAAACTTAACGAGTATCATAAACATTCATTTGTCTAATAACAACTTTTCAGGAGAGGTACCTGATTTTAGTGGACTAGCTAATGTTCAGCAAATTTTGCTTAACGCTAATAATTTTGAAGGTGATATATCAAATGAGTTTTATAATTTGAATTCTTTAACAAGTCTGTGGCTCCATGATAATAATTTCACGGGTGAGTTCCCTGATTATATAAAGAACTATTCTAAACTTACGCAATTAATAATTTGGAAGAACAATTTTACTTCCCTCCCTCAAATAGTTAATTCTAACCTGACTTTACAGACGCAAGACAATAACCTTCATTTTGGGCACCTTGAACCCTATTTCTCTGCTTCAGGAGTTCATGACTTAAAGACATTTACCTATAGCCCCCAGGGCGAAATAGGAGAAGAACAGATCATATCGGTTAATCTGGGAGATCTTTTGGAGATACCATTTACTACTCCCGGTACTCACAATAACTACCAATGGTATAAAAAGGATGGTAGCGGAAATTGGCAGGCTATAGCTGGAGCAACTAATGCTACATATTCTAAATCTAACTTTCAAGTGGCTGATGCAGGAGAGTACCGCATAGAAGTAACCAATGATTGGGTTACTGGCCTCACACTGTATAGTAAAACTATCAGTGTATATGAAGCAGATTGTGGGGAGGTACCTGATGCCGTGGAGTACCAAGCTTTAGTAGACTTTTATAATGCAACCGATGGAGCAAACTGGACCAACAATACAAACTGGTTGCAAGGCACTACTTGCACCGATTTTACTAATTGGTATGGCGTGACTGTGGAGAATGGGGATGTAACTGGAATTACTTTTACAAGTAATGATTTAAATGGACAACTACCAGAATCTATTGGTAATTTAAGAAAGCTCAAAAAGCTGACTTTGAACAATATGCGTAATGTTACAGGGGCCATACCAACTTCAATAGGGGTGTTAAAAGATTTACAAACGCTATCACTAACATACTGCGGATTTTCAGGAGCCATACCAGCTGAGATCGGAGATATTCCCGGGTTGTTAGTTTTATCATTAACAGATAATAACTTCACAACCATACCCCTGGAATTATATGGATTGTCAACACTTAAAAAGTTACATTTAGATGCCAACAATTTTACGGGAACGGTTCCTTTTCAGATAGGAAATTTGTCTGTTATGGAAGAGCTTTTTCTATCTAATAATAGCTTTGTCAGCCCTATTCCTCAAGAGCTTTATGGTTTAACAAGTTTAATAAAGCTCCATATCGACCATAACAGTTTTGCTGAACCTTTCAATTCATCATTTGGAGGTTTAACAAATCTTAAGGTTTTAAAATTAAATAATAATAATTTTTCAGGTCAGGTACCAGTAGCGCTTGGAAACCTGCTATTGCTGGAGCAATTGGATTTAGGGTGGAACCAATTGGTTGGAAATTTGCCACCCGAATTATTTGGGTTAACTAATATAGTAACTTTAAACCTTCCTCATAATAATTTATCAGGAACTATACCTGCAAGTATTAGCAACTATGGCGCTCTACAGAACATAAATTTAGAGTTTAATGCTTTTGAAGGCGATTTTCCTGATAATATAACGTCTCCATCCCTGAAAAACTTTACCATTGCCAGTAACGGCTTTACGGGTATACCTAATTTTGTAGGCCATAGTAATTCGTCTAATCTTTCTGTTATTGCTGGAACTAATGCTCTGGATTTTGGTGATCTGGAAGTTCATTTTACAAATGCAGGGCAGCATATTTTTAACCAACACTATTACTCCCCTCAAGCTGAGATTGGTACAGAACAGACTATTTACGGTCAGGTGGGAGGCTCAGCTCAGCTGCCAATGATTACTGGTGGAAATAGAAATTTCTATCAATGGCAAAAGAAAGATGCTTCGAATAATTGGATAAATATTTCCGAAGCTGAAAATATAACCAGAGATGAATCTACACTGGTTTTTAATCAGATTGTATCTGATGATTTCGGAGATTATCGAGTGGTTGTAACCAATGAATGGGTTACTGGGCTTACTTTGTATAGTAAAACTATCACTATGGTAGAGTCTTCAGGTGGCTGCCTTGGCCTCAGTCTGAGCAGTGCAAAGCACGTTAGTTGCTATGGAGGTAATGATGCTGAAATTACTGCCTCTGTTTCAAGCAGTGATGGCCCCTTTGTCTATGAATTATACTATAATGGAACGTTTGGCCTCACAAAATTAGGAGAGGTTAGTTCCTCGCTTACAACATTTACTTTTAAGTTGGGGAATGCAAGTTTAAACCAACCTGGTGCAGAGGATTTTGGCATTCCCGCGACTGCTTCAGGGGAAGATTATGAGGTATGGGTTAGTAATGTTGACTGTGGCACAGTTGAAAAAATTTCTGTTACTATAACCGAACCGGCGTCTTTGGTTGTTTCTGCAGCAACAATTGATGATAATGATAATGGAACAGGCTCAATAGACCTCATTGTCTCTGGCGGTACAGCCCCCTACACGTACTCATGGTCAGGAGGCCTTCCAGTTCAGGAAGATCACATAGGAACGGTTCAGGCCGGTACATACAACGTAACAGTTACAGATGCCAATGGCTGTTCGGCTTATCTGGATAACATCGTGGTTGAGCAGGAAGGGTGCTCTTTTAACATCTCGGCGAGTACTACGCCTGACGATGGCAGTGGAAATGGTACAATAGATATTACAGTTGATGGCACCACAGGGCCTTATACTTACGCGTGGTCTGGTGGACTTCCTGCGCAGGAAGATCAGACTGGATTGGGAGAGGGTACGTACCGGGTTAGGGTTACGGACTCGGAAGGCTGTTCGGAAGACTTGTACGTAGTTTTGTCTAACGACTGCCCGGGAATCAACAGCTATTTTTATTTCAAGAGAAATGTGTCATGTCACGGTGATAGCGACGGCCGAATAGTTTTTGGTGTGTTTGGGACTCATTCATACGATTTTGAGTTATACGATGTCAATACAGAACAGGAAATAACGAATTCAGTTTCCATTGAAACCCCTTATTCTAACTACGTGGTATTTTCGGGGTTGCCTGCATCAGAGTATATGATTGCGATTGTATATGGAGACTGCCGGTTCTATACCCTGTTTGAATACGGTGGTATTTCTATTTCAGAACCCCCAGCCTTGAGTGCCACCGCTTCCACCACTGCTGATGCCGGTACAGGTAATGGCTCCATTGACCTTACAGTTGCAGGTGGTGTTGCTCCATATACCTACACCTGGACAGGTGGTTTGCCTGCGCAACAGGATCATTTGGGAACAGTCCCTGCAGGCGTATATAATGTGCTGATCACTGATGCCTTGCAATGCACCTATGCGGTTGAGGATATACTGGTTGAAAATGGAGTAAACTGCTCCCCGGGACACCCGCAGCAGTTCACCTTAAAATTGTTTTCAAAAAACAGTGTTATATGTGATGACGGTAGTAGTACCGGCAAGATCACAGTGTTGATGGATTTCGTCAATCCGCCGCCATTTTCAGGGGTTAGCTACACCTTCAGACTATACAAACAGGCAGAAACCGTCAATGGTTATATCCACCAGGGCGCGGAACTGGTACAGGAACATCCGGGTATAGTCATAAACAACAATAAATTCACTTTTACTTTTGACAATGTTCCCCCATTTGAATCAGGGTATGTGGCCACGGTTCAGGCAACAGGTGTAAACCCACCACAGAATGAAACATGCCTTTACGGTACTTTTGGCTTTGTTAAAAACATAGGGTTAACACCAGCCCCTATGCCGAATGCTTCATTTACTATTAACGAGCCTTTAATAGAATCAGGAGAATACTTGCAGGCAACACCGGTAGCCCCGGTGAGCGGTTATACCTACAGTTATAACTGGAACGACGGAGATGTAACAACAAATACAATTGGAGCAGCAAAGCATCGCTACAGAAAAGCAGGTGACTATACTATTACGCTTACCGTGACCAGTGATATGGGGTGCGTTAGTCAGTCAACGAAGTCCCTGCGGGTTTATGCTCCGATTTGCGAATCGCCGATCCCTAATAATGGAGGGCGCTTTTATGTAGATGAGAAAACCGGGAAAATAGTTTTCAGAAAAGCGAACTGCCCTGGTAATTTTGTACTTAGCTGTGCGTCTGCTACTGCACAGCCCAATATATTTGACAATGCCGTTGCCGCGTCAGCGACAACCTATTGCGATGAATGGGACCAGTCGGAGTCTTCATCCCAGTTTCCTGCTGGCGCTAACAAATTTGAAACCGGAGAGCTTGGAAAATGGAGAGTAAAATCGAGCTATGCTTATAATACAGAACTTCTGCCCGGAGATATGAACTATGAGGCAGGCAGGTTCAAGGTAGAGGATTTTTCATACAGATATGAAGATAGCAACAATCCTCAGCGCTGGGTAAAAGTGAGTACGGTAGAAAAGTATTCCCTCCATGGCGAAGCCCTTCAGGAGCGCAATGCCCTGGGTATACCAAGTACGGCCAAGTTTGGGTATGATGAAGCACTTCCATATCTGACAGCTCAAAATGCGGAATATGATAATGTATTTTTCGAAAGTTTTGAAAAAGTATATTCCGGGAGCAAGCTCGAAGAAGGTACATTTAGTGGTGCGGAAATATCTATTACCTCTGCCAGGTACCATGCAGGAAAGCAGGCCGCAGAGCTGATAACAGGTTATAAATTAAGATCTTTCAGGTTAACACCTCAAATGGTTGATAAAGGCCTGTTGGTCAAATTTTGGCTGTTTTCTGAAAGCACCGGGTCTGTTAATATAGCGGTTAAGAACAGCAATGGTATTCAAACCGGTACTTTTATACCAAGTCAGGTTGCACGAACAGGGCAGTGGAGGTTGTATGAGGTAAAAATTACCGCTTTTGCAGGGATGAAAGTCTCAGACATTCCTGAGCTATCCGATAAGTTTACTTTATACATTAACAAGGCTGGCACCGGCCAGGTTTGGATTGATGATGTCAGGGTTCAGCCGGCAGATGCACTGATGACCTCCTACGTGTACGACCCTAAAAATCTCAGGTTACTTACGGTGTTTGATGATCAGCACTTTGGGCTGTACTATCAGTACAATGCTGAAGGCAAATTGATAAGAAAGCAAATAGAAACTGAAAGAGGACTCAAAACCTTGCAGGAGACTCAATACAACGTGCCTAAGGTTAGTAAATAA